ctcaacacaaccacaaccaaccCAGACCACCCCAACCATTCACATCCTCACCCCCACCACAACCAGCCTAGACCACCCCAACCAGCCAAATCCAACCCCAACCATTCCCACCCCAACCAGCCCTAAAACCCACCCCAACCTACCCAGACCACCCCAACCAGCCAAATCCAACCCCAACAATTCCCACCCCAACCAGCCCTCACCCTCACCCCAACCATCCCCGCCCCCACCCCAACCATCCTcatccccaccccaccccaccccaccccaaccatccccacccccaccccaaccatcCAAGACCACCCCAACCATCCCCACCCCCAACCCAAACAGCCTAGACCACCCCAACCAGCCGAGACCACCCCATCCAGCCGAGACCACCCCGACAAGCCACACCCCAACCAGCCAAGACCACCCCAACCAGCCGAGACCACACCACCATCCCCAGCCAAAACAGCCGAGACCACCCCAACCAACCCCAACCCAACCAGCCTAGACCACCCCAACCAGCAAAGACCACCCCAACCAGCCACACCCCAACCAGCCGAGACCACCCCAACCATCCCCATCCCAACCAGCCGAAACCACCCCAACCATCCCCAACCCAACCAGCCGAGACCACCCCAACCATCCCCAACCCAACCAGCCAAGACCACCCCAACCAGCCAAGACCACCCCGACCAGCAGAGACCACCCCAACCTGCCAAGACCACCCCAACCAGCCGAGACCACCCCAACCATCCCCAACCCAACCAGCCAAGACCACCCCAACCAGCGAAGACCACCCCAACCAGCCGAGACCAACCCAACCATCCGAGACCACCCCAACCAGTCAAGACCACCCCAACCAGCCGAGACCACCCCAACCATCCCCAACCCAACCAGCCGAGACCACCCCAACCAGCCGAGACCACCCCAGCCAGCCAAGACCAACCCAACCAGCCGAGACCAACCCAACCAGCCAAGACCACCCCAACCATCCGAAACCACCCCAACCAGCCGAGACCAACCCAACTAGCCGAGACCTACCCAACTAGTCAAGACCACCCCAACCAGCCGAGACCACCCCAACCATCCCCAACCCAACCAGCCAAGACCACCCCAACCAGCCAAGACCACCCCAACCAGCCGAGACCACCCCAACCAGCCGAGACCACCCAAACCAGCCGAGACCACCCCATCCATTTCCACCCCAACCAGCCGAGACCACCCCAGCCAGCCAAGACCAACCCAACCAGCCGAGACCAACCCAACCAGCCAAGACCTCCCCAACCATCCGAGACCACCCCAACCATCCGAGACCAACCCAACCAGCCGAGACCAACCCAAACAGCCAAGACCACCCCAACCATCCGAGACTACCCCAACCAGCCGAGACCAACCCAACCAACCGAGACCAACCCAACCAAACCATGGCCCCACCCTATTAGAACCGTCTAGATCAGACATATGCCCCTTCAACACATaggaaatcatgtagtaaccaaaaaagtgttaaataaatctaaatatattttatatttgagattcttcaaagtagccaccctttgccttgatgacagctttgcacattcttagcattctctcaaccagtttcatgaggtagtgaccaggaatgcatttcaattaacaggtgtgccttgttaaaagttaatttgtgtaatatctttccttcttaatgcgtttgagccaatcagttgtgttgtgacaaggtagggatggtatacagaagatagccttatttggtaaaagaccaagtccatattatggcaagaacagctcaaataagcaaagtgaaacgacagtccatcattactttaagttatgaaggtcagtcaatctggaaaatttcaagaactttgaaagtttcttcaatgcaattgcaaaaaccatcaagcactctgatgaaactggctctcatgaggaccgccacatgaaccgaagacccagagttacctctgctgcagaggataagttcattagagttaccagcctcagacattgcagcccaaataaatgcttcacagacttcaagtaacagacatctcaacatcaactgtttagaggacactgtgtgaatcaggccgtcatggtccaattgctgtaaagaaaccactgctaaaggacaccaataagaagagatttgtttgggccaagaaacacaagcaatggacattagacctgtctCAGATGTGAGATGTTTGGTTCTTACCGCCTGTctatgtgagacgcagagtaggtgaacggaatgacctccgcatgtgtgtttcccaccatgaagcatggaggaggaggtgtgatggtgtgggggtgatttgctggtgacactgtgagtgatttatttagaattcaaggcacactttaaccagcatggctaccacagcattctgcagcattaCACTATCCCatgtggtttgcgcttagtgggactatcatttgtttttcaacaggacaatgacccaacacacctataggctgtgtaagggctatttgaccaagaaggagagtgatggagtgctgcatcagatgacctggcctccacaatcccccgaactcaacccaattttagatggtcagggatgagttggaccgcagagtgaaggaaaagcagccaacaagtgctcagcatatgtgggaactcctgttGGAAAAGCGTTCCAGGTAAAGCTGAAGGCCAAGattgtgcaaaactgtcatcaaggtaaagggaggctactttgaagaatctcaaatctcaaatatattttaatttgtttaacacttttttttggttactacatgattccataagtgttatttcatagttttgatgtcttcactattattctacaatggagaagATCGTAAAAAAATTAAGACAAACCTTTTAAATgagtccaaactgttgactggaactgtacatgCAGTCAATTATTAAAGACTTCCGGAACCCAccggattctccaattacattggaaAAAAAGGTCTGTGGTGTGTTGATggatgaaataataaaatatacagacaacaaagtctaattggctatactaaaactctttaacatcatcctctgGCTCTGGCATCATCCCCAATATTTGGCACCAAGGACTGATCACatcaatccacaaaagtggagacaaatttgaccccaataactactgtgggatatgcgtcatTGTCATttacagcagacttgtacattacCTTAGTGAAAACAAtgcactgagcaaatgtcaaattagcTTATTGACAAATTACGGTACGACAGACCAGATATTCACCCACAGCACAACCTAGCTGACAATCACACAAACCAAATCAAAGGCAAAGTCTTGTCATGATTCAtatacagaatgagagagggacagagacagagagagagagagagagagagagagacagacagacagacagacagacagacagagatagagggatagagggacagagacagagagagagagagagagagagagagagagagagagagagagagagagagagagagagagagagagagagacagacagacagacagacagacagacagacagacagacagacagggatagagaaagagagagagagagagagagagagagagagagagagagagagagagagagagagagagagagagagagagagagagagagagagagagagagagagagagacagacagacagacagacagagagacagacagacagacagagatagagggatagagggacagagacagagagagagagagagagagagacagagagagagagagagagagacagacagacagacagacagacagacagacagacagacagacagacagacagacagggatagagaaagagagagagagagagagagagagagagacagagagagagagagagagagacagacagacagacagacagggatagagaaagagagagagagagagagagagagagagagagagagagagacagacagacagacagggatagagaaagagagaaagagagagagagagagagagagagagagagagagagagagagagagagagagagacagacagacagacagggatagagaaagagagaaagagagagagagagagagagagagagagagagagagagagagagagagagagagacagacagacagacagacagacagacagacagacagacagagagggatagagaaagagagagagagagagagagagagagagaggggggacagagagagagagagagagagagagagggggacagagagagagagagagagagagagagagggacagacagacagagacagagagagagagagagagagagagacagacagacagagagagagagagagagagagacagacagacagagagagagagagagagagagagatagacagacagacagacagacagacagacagacagacagacagacagagagacagagacagagacagagagagagagacagagagagagagggagagagagagagagagagacagagagacagagagagagagggagagagagagagagagagagagagagagagagagagacagagagacagagagagagagggagagagagagagagagagagacagagagagagagggagagagagagagagagagagacagagagagacagagagagagagagagagacagcgacagagacagagagagagagagagagagaactgctgtACTGCAGAACTTTTTATCTCTGAAAGGGAAAACCATCAGTTATTTAAAAGCAGCAGGTTTAACAGGGTCTCTGCCTACACACATTGAAAACATTGTTTGTGCAACCCTGTCTTTGTGCTCAACTAAAGATTACTATCAAtagtatagagagaaagagaacaagagagagagagagatttaaaacACATTTCTGCTGACACCATTGAACTATTCTTCATACATAGAACATATGCAAATGAAGAGACAGACTCCATTATTCATTCTATGgtgttgagggagagagagactccatTCTTCATTCTATGGTATTGGAAGAGAGAGACTCCATTATTCATTCTATGgtgttgagggagagagagactccatTATTCATTCTATGGTATTGGAAGAGACAGACTCCATTCTTCATTCTATGGtattggtggagagagagactccaTTATTCATTCTATGgtgttgagggagagagagactccattcttcattctatggtattgagggagagagagactccattcttcattctatggtattgagggagagagagactccattattcattctatggtattgagggagagagagactccattcttcattctatggtattgagggagagagagactccattcttcattctatggtattgagggagagagagactccatTCTTCATTCTATGgtgttgagggagagagagactccatTCTTCATTCTATGgtattgggagagagagactccatTCTTCATTCTATGgtgttgagggagagagagactccatTCTTCATTCTATGgtattgggagagagagactccatTCTTCATTCTATGgtattgggagagagagactccatTCTTCATTCTATGgtattgggagagagagactccatTCTTCATTCTATGgtattgggagagagagactccatTCTTCATTCTATGgtattgggagagagagactccattcttcattctatggtattgagggagagagagactccatTCTTCATTATATGGTATTGGTAGAGAGAGACTCCATTATTCATTCTATGGtattggtggagagagagactccattattcattctatggtattgagggagagagagactccatTATTCATTCTATGGTATTGGGAGAGACAGACTCCATTATTCATTCTATGGTATTGGGAGAGATAGACTCCATTATTCATTCTATGgtattgggagagagagactccatTATTCATTCTATGttattgggagagagagactccattattcattctatggtattgagggagagagagactccattattcattctatggtattgagggagagagagactccatTATTCATTCTATGGTATTGAGAGAGAGATACTCCATAATTCATTCCATGgtattgatggagggagagactcCATTTTTCATTCTAtggtattgagagagagagagactccattcTTCATTCTTTGGTATTGAGAGAGAGATACTCCATTCTTCATTCTATGgtattgggagagagagactctATTCTTCATTCTATGgtattgggagagagagactccatTATTCATTATATggtattgagggagagagagactccattcttcattctatggtattgagggagagagagactccatTATTAATTATATGGtattgaggaagagagagagagagactccattcttcattctatggtattgagggagagagatagactcCATTCTTCATTCTATGGtattaagggagagagagactccattcttcattctatggtattgagggagcgagagagactccattcttcattctatggtattgagggagagagagactccatTCGTCATTATAtagtactgagggagagagagagagagagagactccattcttcattctatggtattgagggagagagagactacattaTTAATTCTATggtattgagggagagagagagagcgagagagagagagagagagagactccattaTTTGTTCTATGGTattgagagagaaggggagagagagagattgagagagagagagagggactctattcttcattatgtggtattgagcgagagagggagagagagagacactccatTCTTCATTCTATGgtattgagggagagagggagagagagagactccattcTTTGTTCTAGGGTATTgaaggagggatgagagatggtgagagagagagacagagagcgagaatcCATTCTTGGTGCTTGAGTATTgcaggagggatggatggagggatggagagagagaaggagagatggtgaTGACACAGTTTATGTGTTGTATCTCATAGAGCTAGTTGAGTGAggtgagaacagaacagaacagcacagaacagGACTTGGTGCTCCTGGGAGCTGAACTCTACAATAccagtgtatgtgtttgtgtgtttgtatgtttgtgtgcatgtgtgtgtgtgtgtgtgtgtgtgtgtgtgtgtgtgtgtgtgtactgtacatttctctgtgtgtgtgtgtgtgtgtgtgtgtgtgtgtgtgtgtgtgtgtgtgtgtgtgtgtgtgtgtgtgtgtgtgtgtgtgtgtgtcctgtgggtCAGATGTCCATTAGCACAGCCCAAACTTATGCCCcgaccctctccctcctctcctccatcactcctctcctccatccctcctctcctcctctcccctctccccctccccctcctctacctcctctcaatcctctacttcctctcctctccctcctctcctcctctcccccctcaccctcctctacctcctctcactcctctacttcctctcctctccctcctctcctcctctaccccctccccgtcctctccctcctctccctcctcccacccctctccctcctctcccccctacccgtcctctcccccctctcccccctcccctcctctccctcctcccacccctctccctcctctctggctgtgagagagagggagagggatgatcTGTCACTTTAGCTTCCAGTCTGCTGGCTGCCAACCCGTTGGGACTGACAGGCAAAGTTACTCTGCTTGTGACTCtcaagcttgtgtgtgtgtgtgtgtgtgtgtgtgtgtgtgtgtgtgtgtgtgtgtgtgtgtgtgtgtgtgtgtgtgtgtgtgtgtatgttgtgtgtgtatatgtgtgtgtgtgtgtgtgtgtgtgtatgtgtgtgtgtgtgtgtgtgtgtgtgtgtgtgtgtgtgtgtgtgtgtgtgtgtgtgtgtgtgtgtgtgtgtgtgtgtgtgtgtgtgtgtatgtgtgtgtgtgtgtgtgtgtgtgtgtgtgtgttgtgtgtgccaAAACATGTTTGGAAGATGACGTTAAGATAATATGTTGAAATGGTTTAAATAATCAGAGAATTACTGAACCAAACCTGGATTATGTCCTTTGACCTCGACATTCCTCATATCCTGTCAACTCCTGTTATTCTAGACTCTCAGTGGGTTTCAACACACAGAGGTCGAACCTCTGTCACCTCCACTAATGGTCTCATATGTCCTGATAGATAGACACGACTTTAGGTCTCAGGACATCACTATAGTTCTCTATGTCCTGCTAAATAGACACGACTTTAGGTCTCAGGACATCACTATAGTTCTCTAtgtcctggtctctgtctctgtctctgtctctgtctctctctctctctctctctctttctctctctctcagacccagtCTGAGGGTCAGGTGATGACAGCAgggtagctctctctctctctatctctcggtctctctctctctctctgatcctctaCCCACCACAGAGACCCAGTCTGAGGGTCAGGTGATGACAGCAGGgtagctctctctatctctcggtctctctctctctctctgatcctctaCCCACCACAGAGACCCAGTCTGAGTAGCTGTGACCTCTAGCACCGTACTGCCTGGAGATCCTTCAGGAAGggctccatgtgtgtgtgtgtgtgtgtgtgtgtgtgtgtgtgtgtgtgtgtgtgtgtgtgtgtgtgtgtgtgtgtgtgtgtgtgtgtgtgtgtgtgtgtacatcataCCACCATTCAAACAGTTGACCTTGGTTTGATTCTCAGATTGACTTATTGACTGTTCTACGCAGAGGAATATCGGCTTGTTGAATAATGCAGAGACACGACTGTTTACCTTCTCATGTCACTGTAGAGTCCTATGGaaatctattccctatatagtgcactactttagactagggccctatagaaccctattccctatatagtgcactactttagaccagagccctatagaactctattccctatatagtgcactactttagaccagagccctatagaactctattccctatatagtgcactactttagaccagagccctatagaaccctattccctatatagtgcactactgtgggCGGTGGTCAACTGCACTGTGTGGAATAGGGTGTGGTTTGGGAACCAAGGTGTTTCATGATCAGTGATGTGTTCTACGGCTCGAGGATTTAGGTTTTAACCCTGATTGATCAGACTTTCATTCATCGGCATGTCCAGTCTTTATGTTTACTCTCACAATGaagggatttaaaaaataaatacaacatttttCAGGTCAACAAAGAGAATACAGAATaatttaacaaaaaaaaatgttgcatTCATAAGTTTTATTGAcaaatgtcaacaacaacaaacatatgGTCATTCAAAATCAAAAACCTGTTAAAATGAATAATTAAATCATTAATATCAATGGTTTGATCAGTGGGAAacgaatatccaactagtcagtgactcctgtgtggagtttggagtttgGGACAGTAACTACGTGAGTTTACTACAGCATTAGAGACACTATAgcctgggatttcctatggtcTACTTGGTAGAAAAACCCCTTTaggtattatagacactatgagctgggatttactatggtcttctagtTAGAAGAatcccttacagtattatagacactatgagctgggatttactatggtcttctaggtAGAAGAGCCTCTTACAGTGttatagacactatgagctgggatttcctatgatcttctaggTAGAAAAatcccttacagtattatagacactatgaccaggaatttactatggtcttctaggtagaagagcgcattacagtattatagacactatgagctgggatttactatggtcttctaggtagaagaaccccttacagtattatagacactatgagctgggatttactatggtcttctaggtagaagaacctcttacagtattatagacactatgagctgggatttactatggtcttctaggtagaagaacgccttacagtattatagacactatgagctgggatttcctatggtcttctaggtagaagaaccccttacagtattatagacactatgagctgggatttactatggtcttctaggtagaagagcgccttacagtattatagacactatgagctgggatttactatggtcttctagtTAGAAGAatcccttacagtattatagacactatgagctgggatttactatggtcttctaggtagaagaaccccttacagtattatagacactatgagctgggatttactatggtcttctaggtAGAAGAGCgtcttacagtattatagacactatgagctgGGATTTCCTATGGTCTTCTAGGTAGAAGAGCGCCTTATCTTCTAACGACTGTTGTGAGCGTCATACAGCACTTGTATGTTCGTGAGATTCTCCGCTTCAGCTCTTGAGGCGTTTTTATAAAAGAGACCTCCCGCCCTGGGGCCCCTTCTCAGGATCCTCACTCGTCTCTCAAACGCTGCTCTAGTTCCGCCCCCGTTAATTACACGGGATAATGGGTTGGGATCAATGGATTTAACTCAAACACGTGGGTTAGacgtgtgtcacgacttccgccgaagttggtgcctctccttgttcggcgcGGCGTTCCGGCGGTCGACGTCATCCGGttttctagccgccaccgatctacatttccatttgttttgtctttattgtaCATACCTGGTTTCCATTACATTATAATGTAattctctatttaaccctctggttccccccCTCTGGTTCCCCCCTCTGGTTCCCCCCTCTCTGGTTCCCCCCTCTGGTTCCCCCCTCTGGTTCCCCCCCTCTGGTTCCCCCCTCTGGTTCCCCCCTCTCTGGTTCCCCCCTCTGGTTCCCCCCTCTGGTTCCCCCCTCTCTGGTTCCCCCCTCTGGTTCCCCCCTCTGGTTCCCCCCCTCTGGTTCCCCCCTCTGGTTCCCCCCTCTCTGGTTCCCCCCTCTGGTTCCCCCCTCTGGTTCCCCCCTCTGGTTCCCCCCCTCTGGTTCCCCCCTCTGGTTCCCCCCTCTCTGGTTCCCCCCTCTGGTTCCCCCCCTCTGGTTCCCCCCCTCTGGTTCCCCCCCTCTGGTACCCCACTCTGGGTCCCCCCCTCTTGTTCCCCCCCTCTGGTTCCCCCCCCTCTGGTTTCCCCCTCTGCTTCCCCCCCTCTGCTTCCCCCCCTCTGGTTCCCCCCCTCTGGTTCCCCCCTCTGGTTCCCCCCCTCTGGTGTTGTGCGTGTTTGTTCTGTGTTTAGTTGTCGCTACTATTTTGTGAGCTGGATTGTTTTCCTTGCGTGGAATTTACTTTGTCGTCGTTTTGAGAAAAAGTCCGTTATGACTCGTCCTCCGTGTCCTGCGTCTGACTCCGTCCCACCAGCTGCACATCGACCCTTTTACAAAAAAAGCCGGTAAATCACGCCGGGCGTGGAAGTCGTTTTGGTTATAAACGCTTTACCTGAAAGCTAGTCATCACACCGACATTCATTGTCCTTATAGTAGACTGTGTGGAGGAAATTATTTAATTACCTTCTATGGGGTTTCATTGGATATACTGTTTTTACCCTGAGAATCGGCtgttatatgttttttttttttttttgctggtaCCCTATATGTGACTTAGTCTGAAGTCTGGTCGACAGATAAGAGCCGTTTGATTACAAACTTAGATGTGTGGAAACGTGCAGGAGGGTTTCTGGACAACGGTGCCAACGTCAGCAATCTTAAACTGAACGGACAAGCTTTTACACACGCCCCCCTGTTTCCACCCATCTGCCGAACTGTACTCTTTctataggaggagagagacaactctGTTCGTTGGGCTTTCCTAACGATGCACTGTTGACTGGTTGTTATCGAAAAATCTTGTAATGAAGTTGTTTTTGAAGAATGCAGTCCTCTCTCCTTTTGGTGAGAATTACCATGACAACTATTGATTGTTAAATGTCTAAGCTGaagtatggaattgttttaagacggTCGTACCATGGACCATTGAGCTATTTGATTTGGGATTTTAGAACCCCTTTAGAtaacaataaa
This genomic interval from Oncorhynchus clarkii lewisi isolate Uvic-CL-2024 chromosome 18, UVic_Ocla_1.0, whole genome shotgun sequence contains the following:
- the LOC139373953 gene encoding proteoglycan 4-like, with amino-acid sequence MLQAAEMLPALTLTPTIPAPTPTILIPTPPHPTPTIPTPTPTIQDHPNHPHPQPKQPRPPQPAETTPSSRDHPDKPHPNQPRPPQPAETTPPSPAKTAETTPTNPNPTSLDHPNQQRPPQPATPQPAETTPTIPIPTSRNHPNHPQPNQPRPPQPSPTQPAKTTPTSQDHPDQQRPPQPAKTTPTSRDHPNHPQPNQPRPPQPAKTTPTSRDQPNHPRPPQPVKTTPTSRDHPNHPQPNQPRPPQPAETTPASQDQPNQPRPTQPAKTTPTIRNHPNQPRPTQLAETYPTSQDHPNQPRPPQPSPTQPAKTTPTSQDHPNQPRPPQPAETTQTSRDHPIHFHPNQPRPPQPAKTNPTSRDQPNQPRPPQPSETTPTIRDQPNQPRPTQTAKTTPTIRDYPNQPRPTQPTETNPTKPWPHPIRTV